The following coding sequences are from one Delphinus delphis chromosome 19, mDelDel1.2, whole genome shotgun sequence window:
- the LOC132414146 gene encoding uncharacterized protein gives MADQLFQRKPRDHEQLRPDPDSDSEGLFDKPPPEEPPAVRRPKSAGAAGRKAGRRTGGRAQGARPGQPPKAAARPQPQEEAPPLHEGCYLDHFPHLSIFIYAAIAFSITSCIFTYIHLQLA, from the coding sequence ATGGCTGACCAACTCTTCCAGCGCAAACCCCGGGACCACGAGCAGCTTCGCCCGGACCCCGACTCTGACTCCGAAGGCCTGTTTGACAAGCCTCCTCCAGAAGAGCCCCCCGCTGTCCGCCGGCCCAAGTCGGCGGGGGCCGCGGGCAGGAAGGCCGGTCGGCGCACTGGTGGGAGGGCGCAGGGGGCCCGCCCTGGGCAGCCCCCCAAGGCCGCGGCgcgcccccagccccaggaggaGGCGCCTCCACTGCACGAGGGCTGCTATCTCGACCATTTTCCGCACCTCTCCATCTTTATCTACGCGGCCATCGCCTTCTCCATCACCTCCTGCATCTTTACCTATATCCATTTACAGCTAGCCTGA
- the MIS12 gene encoding protein MIS12 homolog, translating into MSVDPMTYEAQFFGFTPQTCMLRIYIAFQDYLFEVMQAVEQVILKKLDGIPDCAISPVQIRKCTEKFLCFMKGRFDNLFGKMEQLFLQLILRIPPNVLLPEDKPQETHPYSEEEFQLLQKEIEQLQEKYKTELCTKQALLAELEEQKIVQAKLKQTLSLFDELENVGRDHGTSDFRESLLFLVQNSRKLHNIRDNVEKEGKRQNILMSK; encoded by the coding sequence ATGTCTGTTGATCCGATGACCTATGAGGCCCAGTTCTTTGGCTTCACACCGCAAACTTGCATGCTTAGGATCTACATTGCATTTCAAGACTACCTATTTGAAGTGATGCAGGCTGTTGAACAGGTTATTCTGAAGAAGCTGGATGGCATCCCAGACTGTGCGATTAGCCCGGTCCAGATTCGTAAGTGCACGGAAAAGTTTCTTTGCTTCATGAAAGGACGTTTTGATAACCTTTTTGGCAAAATGGAGCAGCTGTTTTTACAGTTGATCTTGCGTATTCCCCCAAACGTCTTGCTTCCGGAAGATAAACCTCAGGAGACGCATCCTTATAGTGAGGAAGAATTCCAGCTTCTCCAAAAAGAAATTGAACAGTTACAGGAGAAGTATAAGACTGAATTATGCACTAAGCAGGCCCTTCTTGCAGAATTAGAAGAGCAAAAAATTGTTCAGGCCAAACTCAAACAGACATTGTCTTTGTTTGATGAGCTTGAAAATGTTGGCAGAGACCACGGGACTAGTGATTTTAGGGAGAGCTTGCTGTTCCTGGTTCAGAACTCCAGAAAACTACACAATATTAGAGACAATGTGGAAAAGGAAGGCAAAAGACAAAATATCTTAATGTCTAAATAA